In one Brevibacillus composti genomic region, the following are encoded:
- a CDS encoding PP2C family protein-serine/threonine phosphatase, which translates to MIWQAILYVCSIAAGVTIVLFSRQLVSIKKWYDISFLQGVGLILWGLSHLMINHPDPVVRIISLPLDSLFYLFFLMSLHVYPLAPHIYYDQWKTVLDSVAFLAIYGATVLTIVFSPAETGSTFILMHLFSGLLLVFPLVTVYMANARLNGKQTERKAELLLATLLLIVTVMLHQLLPEPVVMIFGVLSIGILVFAHYRFPRNRSKSVVMDEHSYLHEQLHFSIQDSNAMQVLLIIQLIAMLTWRESWVYMIGFGIAAIITTVRICLTKSRNQSLIRQTLKTAGSLEKKFSEQLEQIQGKNYQLSKMLSLKQTYEKLLLASNEQSLREVSYENLQQVIEELVDVWFAKMDNLVYLRLSLESQDGVVYYEIIRGDEDHSGIQRDVTERIAVDEEQDTPLVPRYVVMQAKCVTENEEELLLEQSFYQLLIVNVRGLILRCLQENQLLELRLMEQEMELAQKIQRMLMPDGRLLLPKLEAKAVFLPDTYVGGDYIDYLKLDERRTCFVIADVSGHGLPASLMTTGIRSAVRAVTQTCWEPELILQRLNSLLYEDLIKTRSFITMLVAIYDSHEHALLISRAGHPQPLYLTASGAALLPCCGGLGLGLSPDSFYERETIPLKEEGILLAYTDGLLDLSRNDLQRCVNQWLEGFTRLRHEGLLSEDEDSIAIVENYVKSQTSESLQTDDISLLILRFQSGTEQEAVIDDVV; encoded by the coding sequence ATGATATGGCAGGCGATTTTATACGTATGCAGCATCGCAGCGGGTGTGACGATCGTGCTCTTCTCCCGGCAGCTGGTGTCGATCAAAAAATGGTACGACATCTCCTTCTTGCAGGGGGTTGGCCTGATTTTGTGGGGACTGTCCCATCTGATGATCAATCATCCGGATCCCGTCGTGAGAATCATCAGCCTGCCGCTGGACAGCCTGTTTTACCTCTTTTTTCTGATGTCTCTGCATGTCTATCCACTTGCCCCTCATATCTACTACGACCAGTGGAAAACGGTTCTGGATTCTGTTGCCTTTCTGGCGATCTACGGCGCGACGGTGCTTACCATCGTCTTCTCTCCCGCGGAGACGGGCTCCACTTTCATTTTGATGCATCTATTCAGTGGATTATTGCTGGTGTTTCCGTTAGTTACCGTGTACATGGCCAATGCCCGGCTGAACGGCAAGCAGACAGAGCGGAAGGCAGAGCTGTTGCTGGCGACGTTGCTATTGATTGTGACGGTGATGCTCCACCAGCTTCTTCCCGAACCCGTGGTTATGATCTTCGGGGTTCTTTCCATCGGCATCCTGGTCTTTGCTCATTACCGCTTTCCGCGCAACAGATCTAAATCTGTCGTCATGGACGAGCACAGTTACCTGCACGAGCAGCTTCATTTCAGTATCCAGGACTCCAATGCGATGCAGGTGCTCCTGATCATCCAGCTGATCGCGATGCTGACCTGGCGGGAATCCTGGGTGTATATGATCGGGTTCGGAATTGCGGCCATCATTACGACCGTCCGCATCTGCCTGACGAAAAGCAGAAATCAATCGCTGATCCGGCAGACGCTGAAGACGGCGGGCAGCTTGGAGAAAAAATTTTCCGAGCAGTTGGAACAAATCCAGGGAAAAAACTATCAGCTCTCCAAAATGCTGAGCCTCAAGCAGACCTACGAGAAGCTGCTATTGGCCAGCAATGAGCAGAGCTTGCGGGAAGTCAGCTACGAGAATTTGCAGCAAGTCATCGAAGAATTGGTGGATGTCTGGTTTGCGAAAATGGACAACCTGGTTTACCTGCGTCTTTCGCTGGAATCTCAGGATGGAGTCGTATATTATGAGATCATCCGCGGAGATGAGGATCATTCCGGCATCCAGCGAGACGTTACGGAGAGGATAGCCGTTGATGAAGAGCAGGACACGCCGCTCGTTCCCCGATACGTGGTGATGCAAGCAAAATGCGTGACCGAGAATGAAGAAGAACTGCTCTTGGAACAGTCTTTTTACCAGCTCCTGATCGTCAATGTACGCGGCTTGATCCTGAGGTGCCTGCAAGAGAACCAGCTCTTGGAGCTTCGGTTAATGGAGCAGGAGATGGAATTGGCTCAGAAAATACAAAGAATGTTGATGCCCGATGGCCGGCTGCTGCTTCCGAAGCTGGAAGCCAAGGCCGTTTTCCTGCCCGATACCTATGTGGGCGGCGATTATATCGACTATCTCAAGCTGGATGAGCGGCGCACCTGCTTTGTCATCGCGGACGTATCCGGCCATGGCTTGCCGGCCAGTCTGATGACGACAGGAATCCGCAGTGCGGTTCGGGCCGTGACGCAGACTTGCTGGGAGCCCGAATTGATCTTGCAGCGGCTCAATTCGCTGCTGTACGAGGATTTGATCAAAACCCGTTCTTTCATCACGATGCTGGTCGCCATCTACGACAGCCACGAGCATGCACTGCTGATCAGCCGGGCCGGGCATCCCCAGCCGCTATATCTGACCGCCTCAGGAGCCGCGCTCCTGCCCTGCTGCGGCGGACTTGGGCTGGGCCTTTCTCCCGACAGCTTTTACGAGAGAGAGACCATCCCGCTGAAAGAAGAGGGCATTCTCTTGGCGTATACGGACGGGCTGCTGGATTTGAGCCGAAATGACCTGCAGCGCTGTGTCAATCAATGGCTGGAGGGGTTTACTCGGTTAAGGCACGAAGGCCTGTTGTCAGAAGATGAGGACAGCATCGCCATCGTGGAAAATTACGTAAAGTCGCAAACGAGCGAATCGCTGCAGACGGATGATATTTCCCTGTTGATCCTGCGATTTCAATCAGGTACAGAACAGGAGGCTGTAATCGATGATGTTGTGTGA